The nucleotide sequence GGGGCACCAGCCGGTGTAGACGAGGTCGGTGCGGTTCTTGGTGTCGCCGATGGTGTCGTAGAAGGCGGAGGGGTCGACGGTCTCGATGGTGACCTTGATCCCGGCCCGGCCGAGGGACTGCTGGACGGCCTCGCCGACGGCCTTGTCGCCGTTGGAGACGGTGATCCGGGTGGTGAAGCCGTCCGGCTTGCCGGCCTCCTTGAGGAGCTGCTTCGCCTTGGCCACGTCGCCGGTGAGCGGGATGCCGAGGGTGTCGGGCTGCTTGCCGCCGAAGAGGACGCCGGGCATCAGCGCGGTGGCCGGGTCGTTGAGGGCGGGGCCGCCGGAGGCGGTGAGGACGGCCTCGCGGTCGAGGGCGTACTGCACGGCCCGGCGGACCCTGACGTCGTCGAAGGGCGCGCGGCCGGTGTGCATCTGGACCATCTCGGTGCAGCTGGTCGACTCGGCGAGGAGGCGGGCCCGGATGTCGGGCTTGGTGAGCACCTTGGGGGTGGATTCGGGGCGGAGCTTGTCCCAGGGGACGGCGGAGGCGTCGGGGCCGGCGGCGGCGATGAGCCGGTCGTCGATCTGGTTGGCCTTGAGGCCCATGGTGACGACGATCCGGTCCGGGTACGCCTTGCGCACGGTGTCCGTCTTCGGGTCCCAGTGGGTGTTGCGGACGAGGACGAGCCGCTTGTCGCGGGCGTAGGAGTCGACCTTGTACGGCCCCGAGGAGAAGGGCCGGTTGTCGTACTGCGGGCCCTTGTCCTGGGACGGGGGCACGGGCGCGAAGGTGGGGAGGGTGGCGGCGAAGGGGAACTCGGCGAAGGGCGTGCGGAGTTCGAAGACGATGGTCCGCTCGTCGGGGGTCTTCACGGAGGCGAGGTGCTTGCCGCCCGCCGGGCCCTGGTAGCCCTCCGCGCCGGCCAGGTAGCGGGCCGCGTAGTCGGGGCCGCCGGGCAGGTCGGGCGAGAAGGAGCGCTCGACGTTGTGCTTGATGTCCCGGGAGGTGATCGGGGTGCCGTCCTCGTACTTCAGCCCGGGCTTGAGCTTGAAGGTCCAGGTCCGGGCGCCGTTGGACGGGGTGCCGAGGTCCTCGGCGAGGTCGGGGGCCAGTTCGCCGCCCCGGGTGCCGGGCGCCGCCGCGTAGGTGACGAGGGTGCGGTAGAGCAGGCGGGTGCCGAAGTCCATGTCGCCCATCACCCAGTTGCGGGCCGGGTCGAGATGGGTGAAGTCCTGGTTGGACAGGACGGTGAGGGTGCCGCCCTTCTGCGGGGTGCCGCCGAGGACCGCCCCGCTGTTGGTGGTCGCGGGGTTCTTTCCGTTCCGGGCGCCCCCGGGGGTGTCCGAGCCGGAGCAGCCGGTGACGGCGAGGGCCAGGGTCGTCACCAGGGCCGTGGCCAGGGTGCGCGTGCGCTTGTTCATGCGGGTCACTCCGGGGAGCAGTCGGACAGCCTCGGTCGGCTGGAATGTGACCGGTAACATAGTAATGTGAAATTGTACTGACAAGGTGTCGGGTGCCCCGTTATCCATCCGTGTCCGGCGAACGCCCGGTCGGGACCCCGATGATGACCTCGACGGGTGTCGACCCGGGGTCTTGGCAGGGCCAGTGCAATGTGAAATATTACTGATGTGCCCACGAGAGAAACCTCGGACGTCATCGTCATCGGCGCCGGCGTGGTCGGCGCGGCCTGCGCCCACTACGCGGCCCTCGCCGGCCTCTCCGTCACCGTCGTCGACCGCGGCTCCGTCGCGGGCGGCACGACCGGAGCGGGCGAGGGCAACCTCCTGGTCTCCGACAAGGAACCCGGCCCCGAACTCGAACTCGCCCTCCTCTCCACCGCGTTGTGGAGCGAACTCGCCGAACGGCTACCGCCGGCCGTCGAGTACGAGGCCAAGGGCGGTCTCGTCGTCGCCTCCGGCGAGACGGGACTGCACGCCCTGCGGGAGTTCGCGGGCCGCCAGGAGAAAGCCGGCGTCATCGCGCACGAGGTCCCGGCCGACCGGCTCCACGACCTGGAGCCCCATCTCGCACCCGGACTCACCGGCGGCTTCCACTACCCCCAGGACGCCCAGGTGATGCCCGCCCACGCCGCCGCACGGCTGCTCCACGCCGCCGGCGACCGGGTCCGCCTCGCGCTGGGTGAGGAGGTCACCGCCCTCCTCACCGGCGCGGACGGAGCGGTCCGCGGCGTACGCACCACCACCCGCGACATCCACGCCCCGTACGTGGTGAACGCCGCGGGCACCTGGGGCGGCGCCGTCGCCGGACTCGCCGGGGTCCACCTCCCCGTGCTGCCCCGCCGCGGCTTCGTCCTCGTCACCGAACCCCTGCCCCGCGTCGTCCGGCACAAGGTGTACGCCGCCGACTACGTCGCCGACGTGGCCAGCGGCTCCGCCGCGCTCCAGACCTCGGCCGTCGTCGAAGGCACCCCCGCGGGACCCGTCCTCATCGGCGCCAGCCGCGAACGCGTCGGCTTCGACCGGACGCTCTCCACGGAGGTCCTGCGCCGCCTCGCCACCGGGGCCACCACCCTCTTCCCCGTTCTCGGCACCGTACGGGCGATCCGCACCTACCTCGGCTTCCGCCCCTACCTCCCCGACCACCTGCCCGCCGTCGGACCCGACCCGCGCGTCCCCGGACTGCTGCACGCCTGCGGCCACGAGGGCGCGGGCATCGGACTCGCCCCCGTCACCGGCCGGATCGTCACGGCCTGCGTCACCGGCACCGAACCACCCCTCGACCTCCACCCGTTCCGCCCCGAGCGCTTCGACGCCGCCGACCGGTGAGGCGCGCACCCACCGACACGAGAGGAGGGCCCGTGGCCCGCACCCCCATCGGCCTGGTCAGGGCGGAGCCCGAGCCGCCGTTCGAGATCACCTTCGACGGCCGCCGCCTCACCGCCCTGCCCGGCCAGAGCCTCGCCGCCGCCCTGTGGGGCGCGGGCATCCTCGCCTGGCGCACCACCCGCGACCGAGGCCGCCCGCGCGGCGCGTTCTGCGGCATCGGCCAGTGCTACGACTGCCTCGCCACCGTCAACGGCGTGCCCAACCGCCGCGCCTGCCTGGTCCCGGCCCGCCCCGGCGACGCCGTCACCACTCAGGAAGGCCACGGCCATGACCGCCTCGGCGTCTGAACCGGACGACGACGACGCGGGCACGCCCCCTGCCGTGCCGTACGACCTGGCGGTCGTCGGCGCGGGCTCCGCCGGGCTCGCCGGCGCCGTGACCGCTGCCCGGCTCGGCCTCTCCGTGGCCCTGCTGGACTCCTCCGCCCAGCCCGGCGGCCAGTTCTACCGGCACCCCGCGCCCGCCCTCGGCGCGATCCGCCCCGAGGCCCTCCACCACGACTGGTCCGCCTTCACCGACCTGCGCCGCCGCCTGACGGCGAGCGACGTCCGACACCTGACCGGCCATCATGTCTGGTCCCTGACCAGGGAGTCCGACGACACCTGGTCGGTCCACGCCCTCACCGGCGCCGACGGCGTCGACGAGGCGCCCGTACGCATCCGGGCCCGCGCCCTGCTGCTCGCCACCGGCGCCTACGAGCGCCAACTGCCCTTCCCCGGCTGGACCCTGCCCGGCGTCGTGGGCGCCGGAGGCGCCCAGGCCATGCTCAAGTCCGGCCTGGTGCTGCCCGGTCGGCGCGTCGTCGTGGCCGGCAGCGGCCCGCTGCTGCTCGCCGTCGCCGCCTCGCTCGCCTCGGCCGGCGCCCGGGTGCCGATGGTCGTCGAAGCGGCGGGATACCTGCGGTACGCCCGGGCTCCCCGCGCCCTCGTCGGCAACCCGCGCAAGGCCGTCGAAGCCCTCGTCCACGGAGTCGCACTGGCCCGGCACCGGGTCCCCGTACGGCTCCGCCACGCGGTCACCGAGGTGCACGGCACCGACCGGGTGGAGGCCGTCACGGTCAGCCGCCTGGACCGCGACTGGCGCCCCGTACCGGGCTCGGGCCGCAGGATCGACTGCGACGCCCTCGCCGTCGGTCACGGCCTCGTCCCCCAGATCGAACTTGCCACGGCGGTCGGCTGCGCCACCCGCACGCTGCCCGACGGCACCCTGGGCCTCGCCCTGGGGGACTTCCAGGAGAGCTCGGTGCCCGGCCTGTGGGCGGCGGGGGAGACCGGCGGCGTCGGCGGAGCCGAACTCGCCCGCACCGAGGGGGAGCTGGCGGGCCGGGCGATCGCCGCCCGGCTTCTCGGCCACCGCACCGGCGCCGGGACCACCACCGGACTCCGGCGCCGCCGCGACCGCCTGCGGGCCTTTGCCGACGTGATGGCCGCCGCGCACGCCCCCGGTCCCGGCTGGCCCGCCTGGCTGAACGACGACACGGACGTCTGCCGCTGCGAGGAGGTCCCCGCGGGCCGGATCCGCGAGGCGGTCGCCGAGCTCGGCGCGCACGACGCCCGGACCGTCAAACTCCTCACCCGGGCCGGCATGGGGTGGTGCCAGGGCCGGATGTGCGGGACGGCCGTGGCATGCCTCGCGGCCGCCGGCCGCACCCCCGAACCCCCCTCCGAGCACCGGCCGTTCGCCGTGCCCGTACCCCTGTCGGCGCTCGCAGCGCTCGACGCTCCGCCGGACCCCGCCGCCGGGTCCGAAGGACCGGCACACCCCACCCACCAGCACCCACACAGGACAGAAAGGCCGTCGAGATGAACGACACCACCTGGACCACCGAGCGCCCCTGGCGCGGCATCATGGTCGCCACCACCCTGCCGTTCCGGGACGACCTCTCCGTCGACCACGACGCCTACGCCGAGCACGTCGCCTGGCTGATCGCCAACGGCTGCGACGGCGTCGTCCCCAACGGCTCCCTCGGCGAGTACCAGACCCTCACCGCCGACGAGCGCGCCCGGGTCGTCCGTACCGCCGTCGAGGCCGCCGGCGACGGGGCGCGGGTCATGCCCGGCGTCGCCGCGTACGGCAGCGCCGAGTCGCGCCGATGGGCCGAGCAGGCCGCCGAGGCCGGCTGCGGTTCGGTCCTGCTCCTGCCGCCCAACGCCTACCGCGCCGACGAGCCCTCCGTCCTCGCCCACTACGCGGACGTCGCCCGGGTCGGCATCCCCGTCGTCGCGTACAACAACCCCATCGACACCAAGGTCGACCTCGTCCCCGACCTGCTCGCGAAGCTGCACACCGCCGGAAGCATCGTCGCCGTGAAGGAGTTCAGCGGCGACGTCCGCAGGGCCTACGAGATCGCCGAACTCGCCCCCAACCTCGACCTGCTGATCGGCGCCGACGACGTCCTCCTGGAACTCGCCCTGGCCGGTGCGGTCGGCTGGATCGCCGGCTACCCCAACGCCCTCCCCGCCAGCTGCGCCGAGCTGTACCGGGCCGCCGTCGCGGGCGACCTCGCCACCGCCCGGCCGCTCTACTCCTCGCTGCACTCCCTGCTGCGCTGGGACTCCAAGATCGAGTTCGTCCAGTGCATCAAGCTGTCCATGGACATCGCCGGCCGCCGCGGCGGGCCGACCCGTCCGCCGCGCCTCCCCCTCACCGGAGCCACCGAGGCCGCCGTCCGCACCGCCACCGAGAAGGCCGTCGCCGACGGCCACCGCTGACGGGGCCACCGACGAGCCCACCGCCGGTGGCCGGAGCCCCCGGCCACCGGCCCTCCCGACCGGTCACGGGCTCGCGCCCGGCCACCCCGTCCTCCCGACCGCCCACCGAAAGGAACGAACCCCGTGCGTACGCGTCAGGTCTTCCACGCCGTCGACTCCCACACCGAGGGCATGCCCACCCGGGTCGTCACCGGAGGCGTCGGTGTGATCCCCGGGGCCACCATGGCCGAGCGCAGGCTTCACTTCATCGAGCACCTCGACCACCTCAGGACCCTCCTCATGTTCGAGCCGCGCGGGCACGCGGCCATGAGCGGCGCGATCCTCCAGCCGCCCACCCGACCCGACGCCGACTACGGAGTCCTCTACATCGAGGTCTCGGGACTCCTGCCGATGTGCGGACACGGCACCATCGGCGTCGCCACCGTCCTCGTCGAGACCGGCATGGTGCCGGTCGTCGAACCGGTCACCACCGTCCGCCTCGACACCCCCGCAGGCCTCGTCTCCGTCGACGTCCGGGTCCAGGACGGCGTGGCCGAGCACGCCACCTTCACCAACGTGCCCGCCTTCTGCGTCGGCCTCGACCGCGCGGTCGACGTCCCCGGCCACGGCAAGGTCAACTACGACCTCGCCTACGGCGGCAACTTCTACGCCTTCGTCGAACTCGACGCCCTCGGACTGCCCTTCGACCGCGACCGCAAGGACGACCTCCTCGCCGCCGGGCTCGCGATCATGGACGCGATCAACGCCTCTCCCGACTGGCCCGTCCACCCCACCCAGCCCGAGATCGCCGGGCTCAAGCACGTCTACCTCGCCGCCCCCGGCTCCGACGCCCGCCACTCGCGGCACGCGATGGCCATCCACCCCGGCTGGTTCGACCGCTCCCCGTGCGGCACCGGGACCAGCGCGCGGATGGCCCAGCTCCACGCGCGCGGCGAACTCCCGCTCGACCACGACTTCGTCAACGAGTCCTTCATCGGCACCCGGTTCACCGGCCGCCTCACCGCCGGCCCGGAGGTCGGCGGCCTGCCCACCGTCATCCCCACCGTCACCGGCCGCGCCTGGATCACCGGCACCGCCCAGTACTTCCTCGACCCGGCCGACCCCTTCCCCGGAGGCTTCCTCCTGTGACCACCGACGCCAGCCTCGTCTCCCGCAACCCGGCCGACCCCGCCGACGTGCTCGTACGACTCCGCGCCCCGGGCGCCTTCGCCGCCGCCGACGCCGTCGAGCGGGCCCGCGCCGCCCAGCCCGGCTGGCTGCGCGCCGGGGCCGCCGCCCGCTCGGCCGCCCTCGGCGCCGTCGCCGACGCCCTGGCGGCCGCGGCCGACGAGCTCGCCGCCCTCGCCGTACGCGAGGTGGGCAAGCCCGTCGGCGAGGCCCGGGCCGAGGTCGCGCGCGCCGTCGCCATCTGGCGCTACTACGCCCAAGCGCCCTTCGAACCCACCGGAGCCGTCCACGAGACCGCGGCCGGCCCCGGACTCCTCCTCAGCCGGCGCCGCCCGCACGGAGTGGCGGGACTCGTCACCCCCTGGAACTTCCCCTTCGCCATCCCGAGCTGGAAGGCCGCCCCGGCGCTCGCGGCCGGCAACGCCGTCGTCCTCAAGCCGGCCCCCGAGGCCACCGCCTGCGCCCTGCGGCTCGCCGAGATCGTCCGACACGCCCTGCCCGGGCAGGTGTTCGACGTGCTGCCGGGCGGCGCCACCGAGGGCAACGCCCTCGTCTCCGCCGCCGACGTCGTCTCCTTCACCGGCTCCACCCCCGTGGGCCGCGCCGTCGCCCGCGCGGCGACCGCGCGCGGCATCCCCGCGCAGGCGGAGATGGGCGGACTCAACGCGGCGATCGTCCTGCCCGACGCCGACCTCGGCCGGGCCGCGGCCGACATCGCCGCCGCCGTCGCCGGGTTCGCCGGCCAGAAGTGCACCGCGACCAGCCGGATCGTCGCGGTCGGCGCCGTGCTCGACCCGCTGCGCGAGGCGCTCGCCGAGGCGTTCCGGGCCGTCCGGGTCGGTGACCCGAACGACCCCGGCACGGTCTGCGGGCCGCTCGTCCACGAGAGCGCGCGGGAGCGCGTCGCCGAGTCCTGGCAGGGGCTCTCCGCGCTCGCCGGCGCGACCGTACCGGAGCGCACCGGCTGGTACGCGGCCCCCACCCTGGTCGAGAAGGTCCCGCCCGGCCACCGACTGCTCAACGAGGAGGTCTTCGGGCCCGTCGCCGCCCTGCTGCCCGCCGACGACCTCGCCCACGCGGTACGGATCACCAACTCCGTGCCGTACGGCCTCGTCACCTCCGTCCACACGGCCGACCTCGACACCGCCCTGTACGGCCTCGACCTCGTCGACACCGGCATGATCCGGATCAACGCCCCGTCCACCGGCGTCGACTTCCACCTGCCGTTCGGCGGCGCCAAGCAGTCCGGCCACGGCCCGCGCGAACAGGGCAAGGCCGCCCTGGACTTCTACACGTCCTCGCGCACCTACACACTGGCACCCACGGGCGCGGCGGCATGACATCGTACGGTGGTGACGGAGACCGAACCGAAGGGACCACCACCGCCATGGGGCACCTGACCCACCGCGACCTCAACGCCTCCCGCGAGCGGCTGCGCGACCAGGTCGCCCACGCCCTGCGCGCCGCCCTGATCTCCGGCGAGCTGCGGCCCGGCGTGGTGTACTCGGCCCCCACCCTGGCGGAGGACTTCGGGATCTCCGCCACCCCCGTACGCGAGGCGATGCTCGACCTGGCCCGTGAGGGTCTGGTCGAGCCCGTCCGCAACAAGGGATTCCGGGTCACCGAGGTCGACGAGCGCGACCTCGACCAGTTCACCGAGATCCGCGCGCTCATCGAGATCCCCACGGTCGGCCGCGTCACCCGGTCCGCCGCCCGCGAGGACCTGGAGGCGCTGCGGCCGGTGGCCACGGAGATCGTGCGCGCCGCCCGCGAGCACGACCTCATCGGCTACCTGGAGGCCGACCGGCTGTTCCACCTCACCCTGCTCGGCCTCGCGGGCAACGAACGCCTCGTCGAGACCGTCGGAGACCTCCGCAAGCGCTCCCGTCTGTACGGGCTCACCGCCCTGGACGAGAGCGGCGACCTCATCCCCTCCGCCGAGGAGCACCTGGAGCTCCTCGACCTGATGATCGCCGGGGACGCCGAGGGCGCGGAGGCCTGCATGACCCGGCACCTGGGCCACGTCCGCTCCCTCTGGGCGAAGAGCGGCGGACCG is from Streptomyces venezuelae ATCC 10712 and encodes:
- a CDS encoding ABC transporter substrate-binding protein, with product MNKRTRTLATALVTTLALAVTGCSGSDTPGGARNGKNPATTNSGAVLGGTPQKGGTLTVLSNQDFTHLDPARNWVMGDMDFGTRLLYRTLVTYAAAPGTRGGELAPDLAEDLGTPSNGARTWTFKLKPGLKYEDGTPITSRDIKHNVERSFSPDLPGGPDYAARYLAGAEGYQGPAGGKHLASVKTPDERTIVFELRTPFAEFPFAATLPTFAPVPPSQDKGPQYDNRPFSSGPYKVDSYARDKRLVLVRNTHWDPKTDTVRKAYPDRIVVTMGLKANQIDDRLIAAAGPDASAVPWDKLRPESTPKVLTKPDIRARLLAESTSCTEMVQMHTGRAPFDDVRVRRAVQYALDREAVLTASGGPALNDPATALMPGVLFGGKQPDTLGIPLTGDVAKAKQLLKEAGKPDGFTTRITVSNGDKAVGEAVQQSLGRAGIKVTIETVDPSAFYDTIGDTKNRTDLVYTGWCPDYPSGSTFLPFVFDGRYIKEKGNSGNHSLFRDDTTMKRMDQIAAMTDADQAAKAWRELDGQILAKAPTAPAVVERRPLLIGTNIAGAFGHTSYGGQLDYATVGLKDPSKSAN
- a CDS encoding NAD(P)/FAD-dependent oxidoreductase, with translation MPTRETSDVIVIGAGVVGAACAHYAALAGLSVTVVDRGSVAGGTTGAGEGNLLVSDKEPGPELELALLSTALWSELAERLPPAVEYEAKGGLVVASGETGLHALREFAGRQEKAGVIAHEVPADRLHDLEPHLAPGLTGGFHYPQDAQVMPAHAAARLLHAAGDRVRLALGEEVTALLTGADGAVRGVRTTTRDIHAPYVVNAAGTWGGAVAGLAGVHLPVLPRRGFVLVTEPLPRVVRHKVYAADYVADVASGSAALQTSAVVEGTPAGPVLIGASRERVGFDRTLSTEVLRRLATGATTLFPVLGTVRAIRTYLGFRPYLPDHLPAVGPDPRVPGLLHACGHEGAGIGLAPVTGRIVTACVTGTEPPLDLHPFRPERFDAADR
- a CDS encoding (2Fe-2S)-binding protein — protein: MARTPIGLVRAEPEPPFEITFDGRRLTALPGQSLAAALWGAGILAWRTTRDRGRPRGAFCGIGQCYDCLATVNGVPNRRACLVPARPGDAVTTQEGHGHDRLGV
- a CDS encoding NAD(P)/FAD-dependent oxidoreductase: MTASASEPDDDDAGTPPAVPYDLAVVGAGSAGLAGAVTAARLGLSVALLDSSAQPGGQFYRHPAPALGAIRPEALHHDWSAFTDLRRRLTASDVRHLTGHHVWSLTRESDDTWSVHALTGADGVDEAPVRIRARALLLATGAYERQLPFPGWTLPGVVGAGGAQAMLKSGLVLPGRRVVVAGSGPLLLAVAASLASAGARVPMVVEAAGYLRYARAPRALVGNPRKAVEALVHGVALARHRVPVRLRHAVTEVHGTDRVEAVTVSRLDRDWRPVPGSGRRIDCDALAVGHGLVPQIELATAVGCATRTLPDGTLGLALGDFQESSVPGLWAAGETGGVGGAELARTEGELAGRAIAARLLGHRTGAGTTTGLRRRRDRLRAFADVMAAAHAPGPGWPAWLNDDTDVCRCEEVPAGRIREAVAELGAHDARTVKLLTRAGMGWCQGRMCGTAVACLAAAGRTPEPPSEHRPFAVPVPLSALAALDAPPDPAAGSEGPAHPTHQHPHRTERPSR
- a CDS encoding dihydrodipicolinate synthase family protein; translated protein: MNDTTWTTERPWRGIMVATTLPFRDDLSVDHDAYAEHVAWLIANGCDGVVPNGSLGEYQTLTADERARVVRTAVEAAGDGARVMPGVAAYGSAESRRWAEQAAEAGCGSVLLLPPNAYRADEPSVLAHYADVARVGIPVVAYNNPIDTKVDLVPDLLAKLHTAGSIVAVKEFSGDVRRAYEIAELAPNLDLLIGADDVLLELALAGAVGWIAGYPNALPASCAELYRAAVAGDLATARPLYSSLHSLLRWDSKIEFVQCIKLSMDIAGRRGGPTRPPRLPLTGATEAAVRTATEKAVADGHR
- a CDS encoding proline racemase family protein codes for the protein MRTRQVFHAVDSHTEGMPTRVVTGGVGVIPGATMAERRLHFIEHLDHLRTLLMFEPRGHAAMSGAILQPPTRPDADYGVLYIEVSGLLPMCGHGTIGVATVLVETGMVPVVEPVTTVRLDTPAGLVSVDVRVQDGVAEHATFTNVPAFCVGLDRAVDVPGHGKVNYDLAYGGNFYAFVELDALGLPFDRDRKDDLLAAGLAIMDAINASPDWPVHPTQPEIAGLKHVYLAAPGSDARHSRHAMAIHPGWFDRSPCGTGTSARMAQLHARGELPLDHDFVNESFIGTRFTGRLTAGPEVGGLPTVIPTVTGRAWITGTAQYFLDPADPFPGGFLL
- a CDS encoding aldehyde dehydrogenase family protein; this translates as MTTDASLVSRNPADPADVLVRLRAPGAFAAADAVERARAAQPGWLRAGAAARSAALGAVADALAAAADELAALAVREVGKPVGEARAEVARAVAIWRYYAQAPFEPTGAVHETAAGPGLLLSRRRPHGVAGLVTPWNFPFAIPSWKAAPALAAGNAVVLKPAPEATACALRLAEIVRHALPGQVFDVLPGGATEGNALVSAADVVSFTGSTPVGRAVARAATARGIPAQAEMGGLNAAIVLPDADLGRAAADIAAAVAGFAGQKCTATSRIVAVGAVLDPLREALAEAFRAVRVGDPNDPGTVCGPLVHESARERVAESWQGLSALAGATVPERTGWYAAPTLVEKVPPGHRLLNEEVFGPVAALLPADDLAHAVRITNSVPYGLVTSVHTADLDTALYGLDLVDTGMIRINAPSTGVDFHLPFGGAKQSGHGPREQGKAALDFYTSSRTYTLAPTGAAA
- a CDS encoding GntR family transcriptional regulator; the protein is MGHLTHRDLNASRERLRDQVAHALRAALISGELRPGVVYSAPTLAEDFGISATPVREAMLDLAREGLVEPVRNKGFRVTEVDERDLDQFTEIRALIEIPTVGRVTRSAAREDLEALRPVATEIVRAAREHDLIGYLEADRLFHLTLLGLAGNERLVETVGDLRKRSRLYGLTALDESGDLIPSAEEHLELLDLMIAGDAEGAEACMTRHLGHVRSLWAKSGGPAER